Proteins from a genomic interval of Stenotrophomonas maltophilia:
- the mdcC gene encoding malonate decarboxylase acyl carrier protein, which produces METLDYRFDGRTAVQFPRDAVLVGVLASGNLEILLEPADLDGAMTVRVITAAQGFGSIWQAVIADFAQRHPLRDVRVSINDAGATPAVVSLRLDQAVETLLAGGTP; this is translated from the coding sequence ATGGAAACCCTCGACTATCGATTCGACGGCCGCACCGCCGTGCAGTTCCCGCGCGATGCGGTGCTGGTGGGCGTGCTGGCCTCGGGCAACCTGGAAATCCTGCTGGAACCGGCCGACCTGGACGGCGCAATGACCGTGCGTGTCATCACCGCCGCACAGGGCTTTGGCAGCATCTGGCAGGCGGTGATCGCCGATTTCGCCCAGCGCCATCCGCTGCGCGATGTGCGCGTATCCATCAACGATGCCGGTGCGACCCCGGCGGTGGTCAGCCTGCGCCTCGACCAGGCGGTGGAAACCCTGCTGGCCGGAGGCACGCCATGA
- the mdcG gene encoding malonate decarboxylase holo-[acyl-carrier-protein] synthase, with protein MPERLPRHALVWLSAHAGWQADIAAHESRLADWFAQGLPAIVARRAADDADPRLRLGVPLPPAEGKLRLALRVPAHDVLRTTPPPALQTVLEGDVPQDWQRPLEALQNIAEARVFGAFAWQHLTGLPYVHARSDIDLLWQVETRTQANALAAHLNAWEHEHARRADGELCLPDGGAVNWREFAGDSRQVLVKRLEGAALDARERLFEAAGVAA; from the coding sequence ATGCCTGAGCGGCTGCCCCGCCATGCGCTGGTGTGGCTGTCAGCGCACGCCGGCTGGCAGGCGGACATCGCCGCGCATGAGTCACGCTTGGCCGACTGGTTTGCGCAGGGATTGCCGGCCATCGTCGCGCGACGTGCCGCCGACGATGCAGACCCCCGCCTGCGTCTCGGTGTGCCGCTGCCGCCCGCCGAGGGCAAACTGCGCCTGGCCCTGCGCGTGCCAGCACACGATGTACTGCGCACCACGCCACCGCCGGCACTTCAGACGGTGCTGGAAGGCGACGTTCCGCAGGACTGGCAGCGGCCCCTTGAAGCGCTGCAGAACATCGCTGAGGCGCGCGTATTCGGTGCCTTCGCGTGGCAGCACCTCACTGGCCTGCCTTATGTGCACGCACGCTCGGACATCGATCTGCTGTGGCAGGTGGAGACCCGTACGCAGGCCAATGCACTTGCCGCACACCTGAACGCCTGGGAGCACGAGCATGCCCGTCGCGCCGATGGCGAACTGTGCCTGCCTGATGGCGGCGCGGTGAACTGGCGTGAGTTTGCCGGTGACAGCCGTCAGGTACTGGTGAAGCGCCTGGAAGGTGCTGCACTGGACGCCCGAGAGCGCCTGTTCGAGGCAGCTGGAGTGGCGGCGTGA
- the mdcB gene encoding triphosphoribosyl-dephospho-CoA synthase MdcB yields the protein MDSARLGRLAIASLHAELALAPKPGLVTPFDAGSHHDMDAGTFLRSLFSLRHYFTAIAHAGADDAPFALLRMQGIAAETAMLHATGGINTHRGAIFSLGLLVASAARCRRQQGHSVSAAEVCLGVPHWADDFAGAPLDAQSPGQRARVRHGVPGVREQAAAGYPVLRELAIPTLRHALEEGLTHDAALCQTLMQLVAQIDDLNLLHRGGADGLHWAQQQARGFLESGGAFTVGWQARLHGIGERFVARRLSPGGSADLLACSWFLLQQEGA from the coding sequence ATCGACAGCGCGCGACTGGGCCGCCTGGCCATCGCCAGTCTGCATGCCGAACTGGCGCTGGCTCCCAAACCCGGCCTGGTCACTCCATTTGATGCCGGAAGCCATCACGACATGGATGCCGGCACCTTCCTGCGCAGCCTGTTCTCGCTGCGCCACTACTTCACTGCGATCGCCCATGCCGGGGCTGACGATGCACCCTTCGCACTGCTGCGCATGCAGGGCATCGCCGCCGAAACCGCGATGCTGCACGCCACCGGCGGCATCAACACTCATCGTGGTGCAATCTTCAGCCTCGGCCTGCTGGTCGCTTCCGCCGCACGCTGCCGGCGCCAGCAGGGCCATAGCGTGTCCGCCGCAGAGGTCTGTCTGGGCGTGCCGCACTGGGCCGATGATTTCGCCGGTGCACCGCTGGATGCGCAGAGCCCGGGCCAGCGGGCACGCGTGCGCCATGGCGTGCCGGGCGTACGCGAGCAGGCGGCGGCCGGCTACCCTGTGCTGCGCGAGCTGGCGATACCCACGCTGCGTCATGCACTGGAGGAAGGCCTGACGCACGATGCGGCGCTGTGCCAGACCCTGATGCAGCTGGTCGCGCAGATCGATGACCTCAACCTGCTGCACCGCGGCGGCGCCGACGGCCTGCACTGGGCCCAGCAGCAGGCACGTGGCTTTCTGGAAAGCGGCGGCGCCTTCACAGTCGGTTGGCAGGCACGCCTTCACGGCATCGGTGAGCGCTTCGTCGCACGCCGCCTGAGCCCCGGTGGCAGTGCTGATCTGCTCGCCTGCAGCTGGTTCCTGCTGCAGCAGGAGGGTGCATGA
- the mdcE gene encoding biotin-independent malonate decarboxylase subunit gamma, translating into MPLQTLLDALFPHGHAIAVNDSVLTGSAATEVGEVTVIGTADKLEVGVDHALALAETVLASTAAHPQQPIVMLVDTAGQRLARRDELLGINGCFAHLAQTLDLARRRGARLVTLVYGESVSGGFLSFGLMADHIHALPDAQVRVMDLRAMARVTKQPLEKLQALSQTSPVFAPGVENYVAMGAVDSIWNGNLAAHLLQALRTPADGDRRAMRGAERGGRMLAARVAVAASQGDA; encoded by the coding sequence ATGCCGTTGCAGACACTGCTCGATGCCCTGTTTCCGCATGGGCATGCCATTGCGGTGAACGATTCGGTGCTGACCGGCAGCGCTGCCACCGAGGTTGGCGAGGTGACCGTGATCGGTACCGCCGACAAACTCGAAGTCGGCGTGGACCACGCACTGGCACTGGCCGAAACGGTGCTGGCCAGCACCGCCGCGCATCCGCAGCAACCGATCGTGATGCTGGTCGACACCGCCGGCCAGCGTCTGGCACGCCGCGACGAACTGCTCGGCATCAACGGCTGTTTCGCGCACCTGGCGCAGACGCTGGATCTCGCGCGTCGACGTGGCGCGCGACTGGTCACGCTGGTCTACGGTGAATCCGTCAGCGGCGGCTTCCTCTCGTTCGGGCTGATGGCCGACCACATCCATGCTCTACCCGACGCCCAGGTGCGGGTGATGGACCTGCGTGCGATGGCCAGGGTGACCAAGCAGCCGCTGGAGAAACTGCAGGCGCTGAGCCAGACATCCCCGGTGTTCGCACCGGGCGTGGAGAACTACGTAGCGATGGGTGCGGTGGACTCGATCTGGAACGGCAACCTGGCTGCCCACCTGCTGCAAGCGCTGCGCACGCCCGCCGATGGCGACCGTCGCGCGATGCGCGGCGCCGAACGTGGCGGGCGCATGCTGGCCGCACGCGTGGCTGTTGCCGCGAGCCAGGGCGATGCCTGA
- a CDS encoding biotin-independent malonate decarboxylase subunit beta, with translation MSHIQRHSYYEADARERIAGLVDAGSFREFLGPARRMMSPHLAQLDQPAAFDDGIVVGEALLRGRRVLLAAQQGEFMGGGVGEVHGAKLTGLLRRAAETRPDGVLLLLDTGGVRLHEANAGLIAISEIMRATLGTRAAGVPVIALIGSGNGAFGGMGIVARCCTTVIMSEEGRLSLSGPEVIETVRGVEEFDSRDRALVWRVTGGKHRYLIDQAQVLVPDAIEAFAHAAFNALQPDTNSADPDAALATLQERHVALKARVQAWSDCRDGLEIWARLGIPHPERLPLLDTDEFLIATANRSLP, from the coding sequence ATGAGCCACATACAGCGCCACAGCTACTACGAAGCCGATGCGCGCGAACGCATTGCCGGGCTGGTCGACGCCGGTTCGTTCCGCGAGTTCCTTGGCCCGGCGCGGCGGATGATGAGCCCGCACCTGGCCCAGCTGGACCAGCCGGCCGCCTTCGACGATGGCATCGTGGTGGGCGAAGCCCTGCTGCGCGGCAGGCGCGTACTGCTGGCCGCGCAGCAGGGTGAATTCATGGGCGGCGGCGTGGGTGAGGTGCACGGCGCCAAGCTGACCGGACTGCTGCGCCGCGCAGCCGAGACACGACCCGATGGCGTACTGCTGCTGCTGGACACCGGCGGCGTGCGCCTGCACGAAGCCAATGCAGGCCTGATCGCGATATCAGAAATCATGCGTGCCACGCTGGGCACGCGTGCAGCCGGCGTGCCGGTCATCGCGCTGATCGGCAGCGGCAACGGTGCGTTCGGCGGCATGGGCATCGTCGCCCGCTGCTGCACCACCGTCATCATGTCCGAGGAAGGCCGGCTGTCGCTGTCCGGCCCGGAAGTGATCGAGACCGTGCGTGGGGTGGAAGAGTTCGATTCGCGCGACCGTGCCCTGGTCTGGCGCGTGACCGGCGGCAAGCACCGCTACCTGATCGATCAGGCGCAGGTGCTGGTACCCGACGCCATCGAAGCGTTCGCGCATGCGGCATTCAATGCGCTGCAGCCCGATACCAATAGTGCCGATCCAGATGCTGCACTGGCCACGCTGCAGGAACGCCATGTGGCATTGAAGGCGCGCGTGCAGGCCTGGAGCGATTGCCGCGATGGCCTGGAGATCTGGGCGCGGCTGGGCATTCCCCACCCCGAGCGCCTGCCACTGCTCGACACCGATGAATTCCTCATCGCTACCGCCAACCGGAGCCTGCCATGA
- the mdcH gene encoding malonate decarboxylase subunit epsilon — protein MSLALLCPGQGAQHAAMFDRVRDLPAAYEVLETASAVLGRDVFAAAADESRFDNALAQPLLCAASLAHWQGLRETVPAPVLVAGYSIGELAAHAIAGSVDAASCLALAARRAQLMDSASPTDAGLQAVLGLDRRSLQSLCDAQGAYVAIANGQDHFIVGGTHASLQGLAAAARAQGADIRLLPVHVPAHTPLLAAAVAPFAAALDASALQAPRLPLLAGIDARPVRDRAAAVRTLSAQLAQTIEWAQVMRQAFERGARVFLQLGPGNALARMVAPSYPCCEVRAVEEFQSLEGAAAWVRSALERLQ, from the coding sequence ATGAGCCTTGCCCTGCTCTGCCCCGGCCAAGGCGCGCAGCACGCGGCGATGTTCGACCGCGTGCGCGATCTGCCGGCCGCGTACGAGGTACTGGAGACTGCCAGCGCAGTGCTTGGACGCGACGTGTTCGCGGCGGCCGCTGACGAATCGCGCTTCGACAATGCCCTGGCGCAACCCTTGCTGTGTGCAGCCAGCCTCGCGCACTGGCAGGGACTTCGCGAAACGGTGCCGGCACCGGTGCTGGTGGCCGGCTACAGCATCGGTGAACTGGCCGCGCATGCGATCGCAGGCAGCGTTGATGCCGCCAGCTGCCTGGCCCTCGCCGCACGGCGCGCGCAACTGATGGACAGCGCCAGCCCCACCGATGCAGGCCTGCAGGCGGTGCTCGGGCTGGACCGCCGCAGCCTGCAGTCGCTGTGCGATGCACAGGGCGCGTACGTGGCCATCGCCAACGGCCAGGATCATTTCATCGTGGGCGGCACGCACGCCTCGCTGCAGGGCCTGGCCGCTGCAGCGCGTGCACAGGGTGCAGACATCCGGCTGCTGCCGGTACACGTTCCGGCGCACACACCGCTGCTGGCAGCGGCGGTCGCACCGTTCGCTGCGGCCCTCGATGCCTCTGCGCTGCAGGCCCCGCGCCTGCCGCTGCTGGCCGGTATCGATGCACGGCCGGTACGTGATCGCGCGGCAGCGGTGCGCACCCTGTCGGCACAGCTGGCCCAGACCATCGAATGGGCGCAGGTGATGCGCCAGGCCTTCGAGCGAGGCGCGCGGGTATTCCTCCAGCTGGGCCCGGGCAATGCACTGGCGCGCATGGTCGCGCCGTCATACCCGTGCTGCGAGGTGCGCGCGGTGGAGGAGTTCCAGAGCCTTGAAGGCGCGGCGGCATGGGTCCGCAGCGCGCTGGAGCGGCTGCAGTAA